In Aricia agestis chromosome 16, ilAriAges1.1, whole genome shotgun sequence, one genomic interval encodes:
- the LOC121735035 gene encoding uncharacterized oxidoreductase TM_0325-like produces the protein MTMEFQNKIVIVTGASAGIGANACLYFAEKLASIVLVGRNIKALEDVARKCEQNHGVKALVVKADITNDIEVKSIVTKTVDIFGRIDVLVNNAGVGVMADVTDGVEFYDKAMNTNIRSAYHLTSLAVPYLIESKGSIVNVSSVAGMKPIGELKFLAYGMSKAAMDHFTKYLALDLGPYGVRVNSVNPGATKTDFISTAGLKDQGVMSKFCATKLPLGKMAESHEVADLIVYLASDRARSITGSIFVIDNGESLK, from the coding sequence ATGACGATGgagtttcaaaataaaatagtgATTGTCACTGGAGCCAGCGCCGGGATTGGGGCAAACGCCTGTCTTTATTTCGCTGAAAAATTAGCAAGCATCGTTCTCGTCGGCAGAAATATCAAAGCCTTGGAAGATGTTGCTCGAAAATGCGAACAAAATCATGGAGTCAAGGCATTGGTCGTCAAGGCAGACATAACTAATGACATAGAAGTTAAAAGTATTGTCACTAAAACTGTTGATATATTCGGACGAATTGATGTTCTGGTTAATAACGCTGGTGTTGGAGTGATGGCTGATGTGACTGATGGGGTCGAATTCTACGATAAAGCAATGAACACAAATATTAGATCTGCTTATCATTTGACAAGTTTGGCTGTACCGTATCTAATCGAGTCGAAAGGCAGTATCGTTAACGTTTCAAGTGTAGCGGGAATGAAACCTATTGGGGAATTGAAATTTTTGGCCTACGGCATGTCAAAAGCAGCTATGGATCATTTTACGAAATATCTGGCTTTGGATTTAGGTCCGTACGGAGTTCGGGTGAATTCTGTTAATCCAGGAGCGACGAAAACGGATTTCATATCAACTGCTGGGCTAAAGGATCAAGGCGTCATGAGCAAATTTTGTGCCACAAAATTACCACTTGGCAAAATGGCTGAAAGTCATGAAGTGGCTGACTTAATTGTGTACTTGGCGAGTGATCGTGCGCGAAGCATCACAGGCAGCATCTTCGTTATTGACAATGGGGAATCGTTAAAGTGA